The following coding sequences are from one Saccopteryx bilineata isolate mSacBil1 chromosome 3, mSacBil1_pri_phased_curated, whole genome shotgun sequence window:
- the LOC136332067 gene encoding sialic acid-binding Ig-like lectin 5 isoform X1: MVPLLLLPLLWGGSLQQEQPGYELRVQELVRVQKGLSVHVPCYFSYPRSLWFSSGSLYTYWYRDGDHPAIDDPVARSNRIGTMKRGFWNRFLLADPNTNDCSLSIRDARTSDSGTYFFRVERENDVKYSYKKKMLKLQVTDKPDIHFLEPLESGQRTQVTCSLPETCQKGRRLIFFWVGDALASLNPQTLHSSVLTFTPRPQDHGTNLTCQVKCTGSSVITQRTIWLNVFYAPRNLTIGISFRNVTVLKSVQNASSLLILKGEAVRLLCLADSNPPAELTWFRGSPALNDTPTPISSTATLELPRMGTAEEGEFTCRAQHLLGSQTLSLSLSVGYPPQLLGPSCSWEDQGLHCSCSSRAQPAPSLRWRLGAGLLEGNHSNASCTVTSRSAGPWANSSLSLSQELSAGLRLSCEASNVHGAQSAAVLLLPGKSVSQAGVVPAALGGAGVMALLSLCLCLLFLYIVRAHRKPAAGRPQVRDDEDPVVGTATWGSKQKSNTERPPDQASLAGDAPPSWEQQEIQYANLSFHRMKPQESHDQEATSSPVYSEIKRRSK; encoded by the exons ATGgtgcccctgctgctgctgcccctgctgtggGGGG GGTCCCTACAGCAGGAGCAGCCAGGCTATGAGCTCCGAGTGCAGGAATTGGTGAGGGTGCAAAAGGGTCTGTCTGTCCACGTGCCCTGCTACTTCTCCTACCCAAGAAGTTTGTGGTTTTCCTCTGGTTCACTCTATACCTACTGGTACCGGGATGGGGATCACCCAGCCATTGATGATCCTGTGGCCAGAAGCAATCGAATTGGAACAATGAAGAGAGGGTTTTGGAACCGATTCCTCCTCGCAGACCCAAACACCAACGACTGTTCCCTGAGCATCAGAGACGCCAGAACCAGTGACTCAGGAACCTACTTCTTCCGAGTGGAGAGAGAAAATGATGTGAAATATAGTTACAAAAAAAAGATGCTGAAATTGCAGGTGACAG ACAAACCCGACATCCATTTTCTGGAGCCTCTGGAGTCTGGCCAACGCACACAGGTGACCTGCAGCCTGCCAGAGACCTGTCAAAAGGGAAGACGTCTCATCTTTTTCTGGGTGGGGGATGCTCTTGCCTCACTGAACCCTCAGACCCTCCACTCCTCAGTGCTCACCTTCACCCCGAGGCCCCAGGACCACGGCACCAACCTCACCTGTCAGGTGAAATGCACGGGATCTTCAGTGATCACACAGAGAACCATCTGGCTCAATGTCTTCT ATGCCCCCCGGAATCTCACCATAGGCATCTCCTTCAGAAATGTCACAG TCCTCAAGTCTGTTCAGAATGCCTCCTCCCTGCTCATCCTGAAGGGCGAGGCTGTGCGGCTGCTCTGTTTGGCTGACAGCAACCCCCCTGCAGAGCTGACCTGGTTTCGAGGGTCCCCAGCCTTGAACGACACCCCCACGCCCATCTCCAGCACTGCAACCCTAGAGCTGCCCCGCATGGGGACTGCGGAAGAAGGGGAGTTCACCTGCAGGGCTCAGCACCTGCTGGGCTCCcagactctctctctcagcctctctgTGGGCT ACCCCCCACAGCTGCTGGGCCCCTCCTGCTCCTGGGAGGACCAGGGTCTGCACTGCAGCTGCTCCTCCAGAGCCCAGCCGGCCCCCTCCCTGCgctggaggctgggggctgggctgctggaggggaaccaCAGCAATGCCTCCTGCACGGTCACCTCCAGGTCAGCGGGGCCCTGGGCCAAcagctccctgagcctcagccagGAGCTCAGCGCCGGCCTCAGACTCAGCTGCGAGGCCAGCAATGTCCACGGGGCCCAGAGCGCCGCTGTCCTGCTGCTGCCAG GGAAGTCCGTGTCCCAGGCAGGAGTGGTTCCTGCGGCTCTTGGAGGTGCTGGTGTCATGGCCCTGCTGTCCCTGTGCTTGTGTCTCCTCTTCCTTTACAT AGTGAGAGCCCACAGGAAGCCAGCGGCCGGGAGACCCCAGGTCAGGGATGATGAGGACCCTGTCGTGGGCACAGCCACCTGG GGTTCTAAGCAAAAGTCTAACACAGAGAGGCCCCCAGACCAAGCATCACTTGCTGGGGATGCCCCTCCATCATGGGAGCAACAAGAAATCCAGTATGCCAACCTCAGCTTTCATAGGATGAAACCACAGGAGTCTCATGACCAGGAGGCCACCAGCTCCCCTGTGTACTCAGAGATCAAGAGGAGAAGCAAGTGA
- the LOC136332067 gene encoding sialic acid-binding Ig-like lectin 5 isoform X3, with protein sequence MVPLLLLPLLWGGSLQQEQPGYELRVQELVRVQKGLSVHVPCYFSYPRSLWFSSGSLYTYWYRDGDHPAIDDPVARSNRIGTMKRGFWNRFLLADPNTNDCSLSIRDARTSDSGTYFFRVERENDVKYSYKKKMLKLQVTDKPDIHFLEPLESGQRTQVTCSLPETCQKGRRLIFFWVGDALASLNPQTLHSSVLTFTPRPQDHGTNLTCQVKCTGSSVITQRTIWLNVFYAPRNLTIGISFRNVTVLKSVQNASSLLILKGEAVRLLCLADSNPPAELTWFRGSPALNDTPTPISSTATLELPRMGTAEEGEFTCRAQHLLGSQTLSLSLSVGWKSVSQAGVVPAALGGAGVMALLSLCLCLLFLYIVRAHRKPAAGRPQVRDDEDPVVGTATWGSKQKSNTERPPDQASLAGDAPPSWEQQEIQYANLSFHRMKPQESHDQEATSSPVYSEIKRRSK encoded by the exons ATGgtgcccctgctgctgctgcccctgctgtggGGGG GGTCCCTACAGCAGGAGCAGCCAGGCTATGAGCTCCGAGTGCAGGAATTGGTGAGGGTGCAAAAGGGTCTGTCTGTCCACGTGCCCTGCTACTTCTCCTACCCAAGAAGTTTGTGGTTTTCCTCTGGTTCACTCTATACCTACTGGTACCGGGATGGGGATCACCCAGCCATTGATGATCCTGTGGCCAGAAGCAATCGAATTGGAACAATGAAGAGAGGGTTTTGGAACCGATTCCTCCTCGCAGACCCAAACACCAACGACTGTTCCCTGAGCATCAGAGACGCCAGAACCAGTGACTCAGGAACCTACTTCTTCCGAGTGGAGAGAGAAAATGATGTGAAATATAGTTACAAAAAAAAGATGCTGAAATTGCAGGTGACAG ACAAACCCGACATCCATTTTCTGGAGCCTCTGGAGTCTGGCCAACGCACACAGGTGACCTGCAGCCTGCCAGAGACCTGTCAAAAGGGAAGACGTCTCATCTTTTTCTGGGTGGGGGATGCTCTTGCCTCACTGAACCCTCAGACCCTCCACTCCTCAGTGCTCACCTTCACCCCGAGGCCCCAGGACCACGGCACCAACCTCACCTGTCAGGTGAAATGCACGGGATCTTCAGTGATCACACAGAGAACCATCTGGCTCAATGTCTTCT ATGCCCCCCGGAATCTCACCATAGGCATCTCCTTCAGAAATGTCACAG TCCTCAAGTCTGTTCAGAATGCCTCCTCCCTGCTCATCCTGAAGGGCGAGGCTGTGCGGCTGCTCTGTTTGGCTGACAGCAACCCCCCTGCAGAGCTGACCTGGTTTCGAGGGTCCCCAGCCTTGAACGACACCCCCACGCCCATCTCCAGCACTGCAACCCTAGAGCTGCCCCGCATGGGGACTGCGGAAGAAGGGGAGTTCACCTGCAGGGCTCAGCACCTGCTGGGCTCCcagactctctctctcagcctctctgTGGGCT GGAAGTCCGTGTCCCAGGCAGGAGTGGTTCCTGCGGCTCTTGGAGGTGCTGGTGTCATGGCCCTGCTGTCCCTGTGCTTGTGTCTCCTCTTCCTTTACAT AGTGAGAGCCCACAGGAAGCCAGCGGCCGGGAGACCCCAGGTCAGGGATGATGAGGACCCTGTCGTGGGCACAGCCACCTGG GGTTCTAAGCAAAAGTCTAACACAGAGAGGCCCCCAGACCAAGCATCACTTGCTGGGGATGCCCCTCCATCATGGGAGCAACAAGAAATCCAGTATGCCAACCTCAGCTTTCATAGGATGAAACCACAGGAGTCTCATGACCAGGAGGCCACCAGCTCCCCTGTGTACTCAGAGATCAAGAGGAGAAGCAAGTGA
- the LOC136332067 gene encoding sialic acid-binding Ig-like lectin 5 isoform X2: MVPLLLLPLLWGGSLQQEQPGYELRVQELVRVQKGLSVHVPCYFSYPRSLWFSSGSLYTYWYRDGDHPAIDDPVARSNRIGTMKRGFWNRFLLADPNTNDCSLSIRDARTSDSGTYFFRVERENDVKYSYKKKMLKLQVTDKPDIHFLEPLESGQRTQVTCSLPETCQKGRRLIFFWVGDALASLNPQTLHSSVLTFTPRPQDHGTNLTCQVKCTGSSVITQRTIWLNVFYAPRNLTIGISFRNVTDPPQLLGPSCSWEDQGLHCSCSSRAQPAPSLRWRLGAGLLEGNHSNASCTVTSRSAGPWANSSLSLSQELSAGLRLSCEASNVHGAQSAAVLLLPGKSVSQAGVVPAALGGAGVMALLSLCLCLLFLYIVRAHRKPAAGRPQVRDDEDPVVGTATWGSKQKSNTERPPDQASLAGDAPPSWEQQEIQYANLSFHRMKPQESHDQEATSSPVYSEIKRRSK; the protein is encoded by the exons ATGgtgcccctgctgctgctgcccctgctgtggGGGG GGTCCCTACAGCAGGAGCAGCCAGGCTATGAGCTCCGAGTGCAGGAATTGGTGAGGGTGCAAAAGGGTCTGTCTGTCCACGTGCCCTGCTACTTCTCCTACCCAAGAAGTTTGTGGTTTTCCTCTGGTTCACTCTATACCTACTGGTACCGGGATGGGGATCACCCAGCCATTGATGATCCTGTGGCCAGAAGCAATCGAATTGGAACAATGAAGAGAGGGTTTTGGAACCGATTCCTCCTCGCAGACCCAAACACCAACGACTGTTCCCTGAGCATCAGAGACGCCAGAACCAGTGACTCAGGAACCTACTTCTTCCGAGTGGAGAGAGAAAATGATGTGAAATATAGTTACAAAAAAAAGATGCTGAAATTGCAGGTGACAG ACAAACCCGACATCCATTTTCTGGAGCCTCTGGAGTCTGGCCAACGCACACAGGTGACCTGCAGCCTGCCAGAGACCTGTCAAAAGGGAAGACGTCTCATCTTTTTCTGGGTGGGGGATGCTCTTGCCTCACTGAACCCTCAGACCCTCCACTCCTCAGTGCTCACCTTCACCCCGAGGCCCCAGGACCACGGCACCAACCTCACCTGTCAGGTGAAATGCACGGGATCTTCAGTGATCACACAGAGAACCATCTGGCTCAATGTCTTCT ATGCCCCCCGGAATCTCACCATAGGCATCTCCTTCAGAAATGTCACAG ACCCCCCACAGCTGCTGGGCCCCTCCTGCTCCTGGGAGGACCAGGGTCTGCACTGCAGCTGCTCCTCCAGAGCCCAGCCGGCCCCCTCCCTGCgctggaggctgggggctgggctgctggaggggaaccaCAGCAATGCCTCCTGCACGGTCACCTCCAGGTCAGCGGGGCCCTGGGCCAAcagctccctgagcctcagccagGAGCTCAGCGCCGGCCTCAGACTCAGCTGCGAGGCCAGCAATGTCCACGGGGCCCAGAGCGCCGCTGTCCTGCTGCTGCCAG GGAAGTCCGTGTCCCAGGCAGGAGTGGTTCCTGCGGCTCTTGGAGGTGCTGGTGTCATGGCCCTGCTGTCCCTGTGCTTGTGTCTCCTCTTCCTTTACAT AGTGAGAGCCCACAGGAAGCCAGCGGCCGGGAGACCCCAGGTCAGGGATGATGAGGACCCTGTCGTGGGCACAGCCACCTGG GGTTCTAAGCAAAAGTCTAACACAGAGAGGCCCCCAGACCAAGCATCACTTGCTGGGGATGCCCCTCCATCATGGGAGCAACAAGAAATCCAGTATGCCAACCTCAGCTTTCATAGGATGAAACCACAGGAGTCTCATGACCAGGAGGCCACCAGCTCCCCTGTGTACTCAGAGATCAAGAGGAGAAGCAAGTGA